The genomic window AGGAAGACTAATGAATCTTTCGTGGACAACCCATGCGTGGGAAGACTACCTGTACTGGCAAAAAACAGATAAAAAAATCCTCAAGCGCATTAACACACTCATTAAAGACACCATGCGTACCCCCTTCGATGGCATCGGCAAGCCGGAACCGCTCCGCTTTCAGCTCACCGGCTGCTGGTCCCGCCGCATTAATGAAGAACACCGACTGGTCTATAAAATAACAACCGACAATACGCTGCATATTCTGCAATGCAAGCATCATTACTAGCTATAAAGTATGGGTTGCCCGCCAGCTAGACAAACAACCCTCCTGCTAAAATTTACCCCGCTTCAGCGGGATTTTTCATACCACATATCGTCAATCATCCCAGCTTCCCGCAAACCAAAAACAAGTATCTAAAAAAATCATACTTAGCGAATTAATATCTTCATGAGCTTTAAAAAACAATTCA from Halodesulfovibrio sp. includes these protein-coding regions:
- a CDS encoding Txe/YoeB family addiction module toxin, whose amino-acid sequence is MNLSWTTHAWEDYLYWQKTDKKILKRINTLIKDTMRTPFDGIGKPEPLRFQLTGCWSRRINEEHRLVYKITTDNTLHILQCKHHY